A single region of the Streptomyces sp. NBC_00425 genome encodes:
- a CDS encoding DUF4267 domain-containing protein, which translates to MSPKRINTALTAAFVVFILWFGTEFILSPETAAAGFGLPNRPSGDGGGFLVVKGIRDVVLALVLGVLLVTGHRRALGWVLLVEALAAYGDMATVLTHHGSVATALGVHGLTATLMAVNGLLMLRETRKVAAAPATPAPQPA; encoded by the coding sequence ATGTCACCGAAGAGGATCAACACCGCTCTGACCGCCGCCTTCGTCGTCTTCATCCTCTGGTTCGGGACGGAGTTCATCCTGAGCCCGGAGACGGCGGCCGCGGGCTTCGGCCTGCCGAACCGGCCGTCCGGCGACGGCGGCGGCTTCCTGGTCGTCAAGGGAATCCGCGACGTCGTCCTGGCCCTGGTCCTGGGCGTCCTGCTGGTGACGGGCCACCGCCGGGCGCTGGGCTGGGTTCTGCTGGTGGAAGCCCTCGCCGCGTACGGCGACATGGCCACCGTGCTGACCCACCACGGTTCCGTCGCCACCGCGCTCGGCGTCCACGGCCTGACGGCGACGCTGATGGCGGTCAACGGACTGCTGATGCTGCGCGAGACCCGCAAGGTCGCCGCCGCTCCGGCAACGCCCGCCCCACAGCCCGCCTGA
- a CDS encoding DUF1772 domain-containing protein — MLNALEVVTTVSFGVMVGVEFSVAFVMNPIFNALPEDSGQLGRAHGGRMLGAVMPVWYLTSLALVAVWAVAGRHHTGAGLVVTAGALLILSVIMSLLLLVPINNRNKTWTPENRPADWKEQTDRWNRYHYVRVAILIAAFALLVAALT; from the coding sequence ATGCTCAACGCACTCGAGGTGGTCACGACCGTGTCCTTCGGCGTGATGGTGGGGGTGGAGTTCTCCGTCGCCTTCGTCATGAACCCGATCTTCAACGCCCTCCCGGAGGACAGCGGCCAACTCGGCCGCGCCCACGGGGGCCGGATGCTCGGCGCCGTGATGCCCGTCTGGTACCTCACCTCGCTCGCCCTCGTCGCGGTCTGGGCCGTCGCCGGACGGCACCACACCGGCGCCGGCCTCGTCGTCACCGCCGGCGCGCTGCTGATCCTCAGCGTGATCATGTCGCTGCTGCTGCTCGTCCCGATCAACAACAGGAACAAGACGTGGACCCCGGAGAACCGGCCCGCCGACTGGAAGGAGCAGACGGACCGCTGGAACCGTTACCACTACGTCCGCGTAGCCATCCTCATCGCGGCCTTCGCCCTGCTCGTCGCCGCACTCACCTGA
- a CDS encoding TetR/AcrR family transcriptional regulator: MSVQERKQRERAERERLIVATARELAEQQGWDAVTTRRLAERIEYSQPVLYSHFRGKREIIGAVALEGAAELAVAVRAATGAADGPRERVLALARTYLDFAARNVAVYDALFQLDGGLAYAREDTPEPLKDAFAALLESLGEVAGDGVPPGLFTEVFWASLHGLATLTRAGRLLPEDAVQRVELLVDRLAVV; encoded by the coding sequence ATGTCGGTACAGGAACGCAAGCAGCGTGAACGGGCGGAGCGCGAGCGCCTCATCGTGGCGACGGCCCGCGAACTCGCCGAGCAGCAGGGCTGGGACGCGGTCACCACCCGTCGGCTCGCCGAGCGCATCGAGTACAGCCAGCCCGTGCTCTACAGCCACTTCCGCGGCAAGCGCGAGATCATCGGCGCCGTCGCCCTGGAGGGCGCCGCCGAGCTGGCCGTGGCGGTGCGTGCCGCGACCGGCGCCGCGGACGGCCCGCGCGAGCGGGTCCTCGCGCTCGCGCGCACCTACCTCGACTTCGCCGCACGCAACGTGGCGGTCTACGACGCCCTGTTCCAGCTCGACGGCGGCCTGGCGTACGCACGGGAGGACACCCCGGAACCTCTCAAGGACGCATTCGCCGCGCTGCTGGAGAGCCTGGGCGAGGTCGCCGGGGACGGCGTCCCCCCGGGGCTGTTCACCGAGGTGTTCTGGGCGTCCCTGCACGGCCTCGCGACCCTGACCCGGGCGGGGCGGCTGCTGCCGGAGGACGCCGTGCAGCGGGTGGAGCTGCTGGTGGACCGGCTCGCCGTGGTCTGA
- a CDS encoding universal stress protein codes for MQPVVTVGLDGSPASLAAARWAADEAEKRKLTLRLLHAWPLLAPEPARLPSEIDQNYWAKRLVHTAQAELQTRHPGLTVVGSLVAEDAHEALLQAASEAEMLVLGSRGMEAVESYFMGEVSLPVVARAERPVVLVRAEPADEDRAPAPPARVVVALKLHTAGDGLLDFAFHTAAARGAPLVAVHGRSVPLHARMPWGADHAVTEEMTKDARKALGDALRPWQEKYPQVEVAESIRLASPAKAVVRAAEGAALLVVGRRAHRRGTGHHLGPIAQAAIHHGRCPVAVVPHD; via the coding sequence ATGCAACCGGTCGTCACCGTGGGCCTCGACGGCTCACCCGCCAGCCTCGCCGCCGCCCGCTGGGCCGCCGACGAGGCCGAGAAGCGCAAGCTGACCCTGCGGCTGCTGCATGCCTGGCCCCTTCTGGCGCCGGAACCCGCGCGGCTGCCCTCCGAGATCGACCAGAACTACTGGGCGAAGCGTCTGGTCCACACCGCGCAGGCGGAACTGCAGACACGCCACCCGGGTCTGACCGTCGTAGGGAGCCTGGTCGCCGAGGACGCCCACGAGGCCCTGCTCCAGGCGGCCTCGGAGGCCGAGATGCTGGTGCTCGGCTCGCGGGGGATGGAGGCCGTCGAGAGCTACTTCATGGGCGAGGTCAGCCTGCCGGTCGTGGCCCGGGCGGAGCGGCCCGTGGTCCTCGTCCGCGCGGAGCCGGCGGACGAGGACCGCGCCCCCGCCCCGCCGGCCCGGGTGGTCGTGGCGCTGAAACTGCACACCGCCGGTGACGGACTGCTCGACTTCGCCTTCCACACCGCCGCCGCCCGGGGTGCTCCCCTCGTGGCCGTCCACGGCCGCAGCGTGCCGCTCCACGCACGCATGCCGTGGGGCGCCGACCACGCCGTCACCGAGGAGATGACGAAGGACGCGCGCAAGGCGCTGGGCGATGCGCTTCGCCCCTGGCAGGAGAAGTACCCGCAGGTGGAGGTCGCCGAGAGCATCCGGCTCGCGAGTCCGGCCAAGGCCGTCGTGCGGGCCGCCGAGGGCGCGGCGCTGCTGGTCGTGGGCAGACGCGCGCACCGGCGCGGCACGGGACACCACCTGGGACCGATCGCCCAGGCCGCCATCCATCACGGCCGCTGCCCCGTCGCCGTCGTCCCCCACGACTGA
- a CDS encoding oxygenase MpaB family protein, producing MTGDPGLFTPRSVTWQMHDDPMMWVAGIRALYLQALHPRAVRGVTQNSDFRRDAWGRLMRTAEFVGTTAYGTAEAAEKAGARVRRIHRKLSATDPETGERYGVDEPALLLWVHCAEIDSYLHVLRRSGYPLTDAAADRYLAEHRVSARLVGLDPESVPADRAQMAAYFDRTLPELAAGAEAREVDDFLRRPPVHPLLVPARAVLWRRVADLAYASLPPYAHALYGRPAPEPDVVTRRLRATGAALRCVPARLRWLLPPKHVLRAMARLGPESRPAPYKVRR from the coding sequence ATGACGGGCGACCCGGGCTTGTTCACTCCGCGCAGCGTGACCTGGCAGATGCACGACGACCCGATGATGTGGGTCGCCGGGATCCGCGCGCTCTACCTCCAGGCGCTGCACCCGCGAGCCGTACGCGGCGTCACGCAGAACTCCGACTTCCGGCGTGACGCCTGGGGCCGGCTGATGCGGACCGCCGAATTCGTCGGCACCACGGCGTACGGCACGGCCGAGGCGGCCGAGAAGGCGGGCGCCCGCGTCCGCCGGATCCACCGCAAGCTGTCCGCGACCGACCCGGAGACGGGGGAGCGGTACGGCGTCGACGAGCCCGCACTGCTGCTGTGGGTGCACTGCGCCGAGATCGACTCCTATCTGCACGTGCTGCGCCGCTCCGGCTACCCGCTCACCGACGCCGCCGCCGACCGCTACCTCGCCGAACACCGCGTCAGCGCCCGTCTGGTCGGTCTCGACCCGGAGTCGGTGCCCGCCGACCGGGCGCAGATGGCGGCGTACTTCGACCGGACCCTCCCCGAGCTCGCCGCGGGAGCGGAGGCCCGCGAGGTCGACGACTTCCTGCGCCGTCCGCCCGTCCACCCGCTGCTCGTTCCGGCGCGCGCGGTGCTGTGGCGGCGCGTGGCGGATCTGGCGTACGCCTCGCTGCCCCCGTACGCCCACGCGCTGTACGGCAGACCGGCCCCCGAACCCGACGTCGTCACCCGCCGGCTGCGCGCCACGGGCGCGGCGCTGCGCTGTGTTCCCGCACGTCTGCGATGGCTGCTCCCGCCCAAACACGTCCTGCGGGCGATGGCGAGACTGGGCCCCGAAAGCCGTCCGGCACCGTACAAGGTGCGACGATAG
- a CDS encoding NUDIX hydrolase, with protein sequence MTARTPAMPAAESRNCAALLVNRRGQYLLHLRDAHKPICDAGLWSLPGGACEGDETPEEAVARELLEETGLVLEGLARYAVVDGIQIFLGGWDGDPSRLPVTEGIMFAFFDAATTAHLTMAPGAAQVVALHQAAPVAPTPQPTVRETVLNAVGVHLYLERDGEILLGLRHPDSPFAPLNHHFLAGHCERESAVACLVREAGEEAGLEIAAGDVELVHVVHVVDSPAVRPRLQLVFRARRWGGEPRLLEPDKCLSWGWWPLDALPEPMVPYARTAVAGIRAGRPYSELGWERQQRC encoded by the coding sequence ATGACCGCCCGGACGCCCGCCATGCCCGCAGCCGAGTCCCGCAACTGCGCCGCCCTGCTGGTCAACCGGCGCGGCCAGTACCTCCTGCATCTGCGGGACGCGCACAAACCGATCTGTGACGCCGGCCTCTGGTCGCTGCCCGGCGGCGCGTGCGAGGGGGACGAGACGCCCGAGGAGGCCGTCGCCCGCGAGCTGCTGGAGGAGACGGGACTGGTCCTCGAGGGGCTGGCCCGGTACGCGGTCGTCGACGGCATCCAGATCTTCCTGGGCGGCTGGGACGGCGATCCCTCACGGCTGCCGGTCACCGAGGGCATCATGTTCGCGTTCTTCGACGCGGCGACCACCGCGCACCTGACGATGGCGCCGGGCGCCGCGCAGGTCGTCGCCCTGCACCAGGCGGCCCCCGTCGCCCCGACGCCGCAGCCGACCGTGCGGGAGACCGTCCTCAACGCCGTCGGCGTCCACCTCTACCTGGAACGCGACGGCGAGATCCTGCTCGGGCTGCGCCATCCGGACTCGCCGTTCGCGCCCCTGAACCACCACTTCCTGGCCGGCCACTGCGAGCGGGAGTCCGCGGTGGCGTGTCTCGTCCGCGAGGCCGGGGAAGAGGCCGGACTGGAGATCGCGGCAGGAGACGTCGAGCTCGTGCACGTGGTGCACGTCGTCGACTCGCCCGCCGTCCGGCCGCGCCTGCAGCTCGTCTTCCGGGCCCGCCGCTGGGGCGGCGAGCCGCGGCTGCTGGAGCCGGACAAGTGTCTGAGCTGGGGCTGGTGGCCGCTGGACGCGCTGCCGGAGCCGATGGTCCCCTACGCGCGCACGGCCGTCGCCGGGATCCGCGCCGGGCGGCCGTACTCGGAGCTGGGTTGGGAGCGGCAACAGCGCTGCTGA
- a CDS encoding phytoene desaturase family protein, giving the protein MAAHEGHHGRERHQGDRDQRDHLGRRVYDAVVVGGGHNGLVAAAYLARAGRSVLVLERLDHTGGAAVSTRPFAGVDARLSRYSYLVSLLPQKIVRDLGLSFRVQGRTISSYTPVERDGRATGLLVGGGARRTREAFARLTGGEREYAAWERFYDMTGRVAQRVFPTLTEPLPTREELRRRVDDEEAWRTLFEEPIGVAVEERFADDLVRGVVLTDALIGTFADAHDPSLRQNRCFLYHVIGGGTGAWDVPVGGMGALTDALAAAARDAGAVLATGHEAVRIDTDGRTAEVAYRTADGEGVAVARHVLVNASPQALAALTGETPPAPAEGAQLKVNMLLERLPRLRDSSVDPREAFAGTFHIAEGYRQLAAAHAQAAVGELPAAPPSEIYCHSLTDPSILGRDLVERGYQTLTLFGLHTPARLFARDNDAVREELLRSTLAQLDAHLAEPLADCLATDADGRPCIEARTPLDLERDLGLPGGNIFHRDLSWPHVQEGAGRWGVSTPHANVLLCGAGAVRGGGVSGVPGHNAAMAVLEEHTGA; this is encoded by the coding sequence ATGGCTGCACACGAGGGACACCACGGACGAGAGCGGCACCAGGGCGATCGGGATCAGCGGGATCACCTGGGCCGCCGCGTCTACGACGCCGTCGTCGTCGGCGGCGGGCACAACGGCCTGGTCGCCGCCGCCTACCTGGCCCGGGCCGGACGGTCCGTGCTGGTGCTGGAGCGGCTGGACCACACCGGGGGAGCCGCCGTCTCCACCCGGCCGTTCGCCGGGGTCGACGCCCGGCTCTCGCGCTACTCCTACCTGGTCAGCCTGCTGCCGCAGAAGATCGTGCGGGATCTGGGGCTCAGTTTCCGCGTCCAGGGCCGCACGATCTCCTCATACACCCCGGTGGAACGCGACGGACGGGCCACCGGGCTGCTGGTGGGCGGCGGCGCCCGGCGCACACGGGAGGCGTTCGCGCGACTGACCGGCGGCGAGCGCGAGTACGCGGCCTGGGAGCGTTTCTACGACATGACCGGGCGGGTCGCCCAGCGGGTGTTCCCCACGCTCACCGAGCCGTTGCCGACCCGCGAGGAGCTGCGCCGGCGCGTCGACGACGAGGAGGCCTGGCGGACCCTGTTCGAGGAGCCGATCGGCGTCGCCGTCGAGGAGCGCTTCGCGGACGACCTGGTGCGCGGCGTGGTCCTGACGGACGCCCTCATCGGCACCTTCGCCGACGCCCACGACCCCTCGCTCCGGCAGAACCGCTGCTTCCTCTACCACGTGATCGGCGGCGGGACCGGCGCCTGGGACGTCCCCGTCGGCGGCATGGGCGCCCTCACCGACGCCCTGGCCGCCGCCGCCCGCGACGCGGGCGCGGTCCTCGCCACCGGCCACGAGGCCGTGCGGATCGACACGGACGGCCGCACCGCGGAGGTCGCCTACCGCACGGCCGACGGCGAGGGAGTCGCCGTGGCCCGGCACGTCCTGGTGAACGCCTCGCCGCAGGCGCTCGCGGCCCTCACCGGCGAGACACCGCCGGCCCCCGCCGAGGGCGCCCAGCTCAAGGTGAACATGCTGCTCGAGCGGCTGCCGAGGCTGCGGGACAGCTCCGTCGACCCGCGCGAGGCGTTCGCCGGCACCTTCCACATCGCCGAGGGCTACCGTCAGCTGGCCGCCGCCCACGCCCAGGCCGCCGTCGGCGAGCTGCCCGCCGCCCCGCCCTCCGAGATCTACTGCCACTCCCTGACCGACCCGAGCATCCTCGGCCGCGACCTCGTCGAGCGGGGGTACCAGACGCTGACGCTGTTCGGCCTGCACACGCCCGCCCGGCTGTTCGCCCGGGACAACGACGCCGTGCGCGAGGAGCTGCTGCGGTCGACCCTCGCCCAGCTGGACGCCCACCTCGCCGAGCCCCTGGCGGACTGCCTGGCCACGGACGCCGACGGCCGCCCGTGCATCGAGGCGAGGACCCCGCTCGACCTGGAGCGCGACCTCGGGCTGCCCGGCGGCAACATCTTCCACCGCGACCTGAGCTGGCCCCACGTCCAGGAGGGGGCAGGGCGCTGGGGCGTGTCGACCCCGCACGCCAACGTGCTGCTGTGCGGGGCCGGCGCGGTGCGCGGCGGCGGAGTGAGCGGCGTGCCGGGACACAACGCCGCCATGGCGGTGCTCGAAGAGCACACCGGAGCCTGA
- a CDS encoding NAD(P)H-dependent flavin oxidoreductase has protein sequence MQTELSTQLGVEHAVFGFTPFPAVAAAISRAGGFGVLGAVRYTDPDDLKRDLDWIEAHVDGRPYGLDVVMPAKKVEGVTEADVEAMIPEGHRQFVRDTLAAYEVPELAEGEASGWRITGWMEQVARSQLDVAFDYPIRLLANALGSPPADVVARAHERGVLVAALAGSARHARKHKDAGIDIVVAQGYEAGGHTGEIASMVLTPEAVDAVAPLPVLAAGGIGSGRQIAAALALGAQGVWLGSLWLTTAEADLHSPALTRKLLAAGSGDTVRSRALTGKPARQLRTEWTDAWDALDGPGTLPMPLQGLLVAEAVSRIQKYEVDPLLGTPVGQIVGRMNEVRSVQEVFDDLTRGFEQAVDRVDRIAGRSGQ, from the coding sequence ATGCAGACGGAGCTGAGCACACAACTGGGAGTCGAGCACGCCGTCTTCGGCTTCACGCCGTTCCCCGCGGTCGCCGCGGCCATCAGTCGCGCGGGCGGCTTCGGCGTGCTCGGCGCGGTCCGCTACACCGACCCCGACGACCTCAAACGCGACCTCGACTGGATCGAGGCGCACGTCGACGGCCGGCCGTACGGGCTCGACGTCGTCATGCCCGCCAAGAAGGTCGAAGGGGTGACCGAAGCCGACGTCGAGGCGATGATCCCCGAGGGGCACCGGCAGTTCGTGCGCGACACCCTCGCCGCCTACGAGGTGCCCGAACTGGCCGAGGGCGAGGCCTCCGGGTGGCGGATCACCGGCTGGATGGAGCAGGTCGCCCGCAGTCAACTCGACGTCGCCTTCGACTACCCGATCCGGCTGCTGGCCAACGCCCTCGGCTCACCGCCGGCCGACGTCGTCGCCCGGGCCCACGAGCGGGGCGTCCTCGTGGCCGCGCTCGCCGGCAGCGCCCGGCACGCCCGCAAGCACAAGGACGCCGGCATCGACATCGTCGTCGCCCAGGGGTACGAGGCCGGCGGCCACACCGGCGAGATCGCCTCCATGGTGCTCACCCCGGAAGCCGTCGACGCCGTCGCCCCGCTGCCGGTCCTCGCCGCCGGCGGCATCGGCAGCGGGCGGCAGATCGCCGCGGCCCTCGCGCTGGGCGCCCAGGGCGTCTGGCTCGGGTCGCTCTGGCTGACGACCGCCGAGGCCGACCTGCACTCGCCCGCCCTCACCCGCAAGCTTCTCGCGGCGGGCTCCGGCGACACGGTCCGCTCCCGCGCGCTGACCGGCAAACCCGCCCGCCAGCTGCGCACCGAGTGGACCGACGCCTGGGACGCCCTCGACGGGCCCGGCACCCTCCCGATGCCCCTGCAGGGCCTGCTCGTCGCCGAAGCGGTCTCCCGCATCCAGAAGTACGAGGTCGACCCCCTGCTCGGTACGCCGGTCGGCCAGATCGTCGGCCGGATGAACGAAGTCCGCAGCGTGCAGGAGGTCTTCGACGACCTCACCCGCGGTTTCGAACAAGCCGTCGACCGCGTCGACCGCATCGCCGGAAGGAGCGGCCAGTGA
- a CDS encoding acyl-CoA synthetase has protein sequence MTSTPPAGFWAQATQDPDRVVLIAPDGEEWTAGRLHAAANRLVHGLRAAGLERGDAFAVVLPNSAEFFTAHLAASQAGFYLVPVNHHLMGPEIAWIVSDSGAKVLLAHERFADQARRAADEASLPAGQRYAVGAIDGFRPYAELLAGQPESPPADRTLGWVMNYTSGTTGRPRGIRRPLPGKPPEEAYLGGFLGIFGIKPFDDNVHLVCSPLYHTAVLQFAGASLHIGHRLVVMDKWTPEEMLRLIDSGRCTHTHMVPTQFHRLLALPDEVRARYDVSSMRHAIHGAAPCPDHVKRAMIDWWGNCVEEYYAASEGGGAFATAEDWLKKPGTVGKAWPISELAVFDDDGERLPAGELGTVYMKMTTGGFAYHKDEDKTRKNRIGDFFTVGDLGVLDEDGYLFLRDRKIDMIISGGVNIYPAEIESALLAHPAVADAAVFGIPHDDWGEQVKAVVEPAPGHEPGPALAAALLDHCADRLAGYKRPRSVDFLAEMPRDPNGKLYKRRLREPYWEGRTRPV, from the coding sequence GTGACCAGCACACCCCCCGCGGGATTCTGGGCCCAGGCGACCCAGGACCCCGACCGCGTCGTCCTCATCGCCCCCGACGGCGAGGAGTGGACGGCAGGACGCCTGCACGCCGCCGCCAACCGGCTCGTGCACGGTCTGCGCGCCGCCGGACTGGAACGCGGCGACGCCTTCGCCGTCGTCCTGCCCAACTCGGCCGAGTTCTTCACCGCCCATCTCGCCGCCAGCCAGGCAGGCTTCTACCTGGTCCCCGTCAACCACCACCTGATGGGCCCCGAGATCGCCTGGATCGTCTCCGACTCCGGCGCCAAGGTGCTGCTGGCCCACGAGCGGTTCGCCGACCAGGCCCGCCGCGCCGCCGACGAGGCGTCGCTGCCCGCCGGTCAGCGGTACGCCGTCGGTGCGATCGACGGGTTCCGGCCGTACGCCGAACTCCTCGCCGGACAACCCGAGTCGCCGCCCGCCGACCGCACCCTCGGGTGGGTCATGAACTACACGTCGGGCACGACGGGCCGCCCGCGCGGCATCCGGCGGCCGCTGCCCGGCAAACCGCCCGAGGAGGCGTACCTCGGCGGCTTCCTCGGCATCTTCGGCATCAAGCCCTTCGACGACAACGTGCATCTCGTCTGCTCGCCGCTCTACCACACGGCGGTGCTCCAGTTCGCGGGCGCGTCCCTGCACATCGGCCACCGGCTGGTCGTGATGGACAAGTGGACGCCCGAGGAGATGCTGCGGCTCATCGACAGCGGCCGCTGCACCCACACCCACATGGTCCCCACCCAGTTCCACCGGCTGCTCGCCCTCCCCGACGAGGTGCGGGCGCGCTACGACGTGTCGTCCATGCGGCACGCCATCCACGGCGCCGCGCCCTGCCCCGACCATGTGAAACGGGCGATGATCGACTGGTGGGGGAACTGCGTCGAGGAGTACTACGCGGCCAGCGAGGGCGGCGGCGCGTTCGCCACGGCGGAGGACTGGCTGAAGAAGCCCGGCACCGTCGGGAAGGCGTGGCCCATCAGCGAGCTGGCGGTCTTCGACGACGACGGCGAACGGCTGCCGGCCGGTGAACTCGGCACGGTGTACATGAAGATGACGACCGGCGGCTTCGCCTACCACAAGGACGAGGACAAGACCCGCAAGAACCGCATCGGCGACTTCTTCACCGTCGGCGACCTCGGCGTGCTCGACGAGGACGGCTACCTGTTCCTCCGCGACCGCAAGATCGACATGATCATATCCGGCGGCGTCAACATCTACCCCGCCGAGATCGAGTCCGCGCTGCTCGCCCACCCGGCCGTCGCCGACGCGGCCGTCTTCGGCATCCCGCACGACGACTGGGGCGAGCAGGTGAAGGCCGTCGTCGAACCGGCGCCGGGCCACGAGCCGGGGCCCGCCCTCGCCGCGGCTCTCCTCGACCACTGCGCCGACCGGCTGGCCGGCTACAAGCGGCCCAGGAGCGTCGACTTCCTCGCCGAGATGCCCCGCGATCCCAACGGCAAGCTGTACAAGCGGCGGCTGCGGGAGCCGTACTGGGAGGGCCGGACGCGTCCGGTGTGA
- a CDS encoding fatty acyl-CoA synthetase: MTPGHGSTVDGVLRRSARRTPARVAIEYRDRTWTYEELDEAVSRAASVLLGAGLAPGDRVGAYGHNSDAYVIAFLACARAGLVHVPVNQNLTGDDLAYVVRQSGSALVLADPPLASRLPEGVRTSALRDADDSLLALLPAADPYDGPEPRPEDLVQLLYTSGTTALPKGAMMTHRALVHEYLSAIAALDLSAGDRPAHSLPLYHSAQMHVFLLPYLAVGATNLVLDAPDGDRLLELIEADRVDSLFAPPTVWVALAGRPDFDERDLSGLRKAYYGASVMPVPVLERLRARLPKLGFYNCFGQSEIGPLATVLAPDEHKGRLDSCGRTVLFVDARVVDEDGADVPDGTPGEIVYRSPQLCEGYWDKPEETAAAFRDGWFRSGDLAVRDAHGYFTIVDRVKDVINTGGVLVASRQVEDALYAHDAVADAAVIGLPDEKWIEAVTAVVVARDEVTEEELIAHARERLPAFKAPKRVFFVDGLPRNASGKVLKRELRERFGS; the protein is encoded by the coding sequence ATGACGCCCGGACACGGCAGCACGGTCGACGGGGTGCTGCGGCGCAGCGCCCGCCGCACCCCGGCGCGCGTCGCGATCGAATACCGCGACCGCACCTGGACCTACGAGGAACTCGACGAGGCCGTCTCGCGTGCGGCGAGCGTCCTGCTCGGCGCCGGCCTCGCCCCGGGCGACCGGGTCGGCGCCTACGGCCACAACTCCGACGCCTACGTCATCGCGTTCCTCGCCTGCGCCCGCGCCGGCCTGGTCCATGTGCCCGTGAACCAGAACCTCACCGGCGACGACCTGGCGTACGTGGTCCGCCAGTCGGGCAGCGCGCTGGTCCTCGCCGACCCCCCTCTCGCGTCCCGGCTCCCCGAGGGCGTGCGCACGTCGGCCCTGCGCGACGCCGACGACTCGCTGCTGGCCCTGCTGCCCGCGGCCGACCCGTACGACGGCCCCGAGCCGCGCCCCGAGGACCTGGTGCAGCTGCTGTACACCTCGGGCACGACCGCCCTGCCGAAGGGCGCGATGATGACGCACCGCGCCCTGGTGCACGAGTACCTGAGCGCCATCGCCGCCCTCGACCTCAGCGCCGGCGACCGTCCCGCGCACTCCCTGCCGCTGTACCACTCGGCGCAGATGCACGTCTTCCTGCTGCCCTATCTCGCGGTCGGCGCGACGAACCTCGTGCTGGACGCCCCGGACGGCGACCGTCTCCTCGAACTGATCGAGGCGGACCGCGTCGACAGCCTGTTCGCCCCGCCGACCGTGTGGGTCGCCCTGGCGGGCCGCCCCGACTTCGACGAGCGTGACCTGAGCGGGCTGCGCAAGGCGTACTACGGCGCGTCGGTCATGCCGGTGCCCGTGCTGGAGCGGCTGCGCGCACGCCTGCCGAAGCTCGGCTTCTACAACTGCTTCGGGCAGAGCGAGATCGGTCCGCTCGCGACCGTCCTCGCGCCCGACGAGCACAAGGGACGCCTGGACTCCTGCGGGCGCACGGTGCTGTTCGTGGACGCCCGGGTCGTCGACGAGGACGGCGCGGACGTCCCCGACGGCACGCCCGGCGAGATCGTCTACCGCTCCCCGCAGCTGTGCGAGGGCTACTGGGACAAGCCCGAGGAGACCGCCGCGGCCTTCCGTGACGGCTGGTTCCGCTCCGGGGACCTCGCCGTGCGTGACGCCCACGGCTACTTCACGATCGTCGACCGGGTGAAGGACGTCATCAACACCGGTGGCGTACTGGTCGCCTCACGCCAGGTCGAGGACGCGCTGTACGCCCACGACGCAGTCGCGGACGCCGCGGTGATCGGGCTGCCCGACGAGAAGTGGATCGAGGCGGTGACCGCGGTGGTCGTCGCGCGCGACGAGGTCACCGAGGAGGAGCTCATCGCGCACGCCCGGGAGAGGCTGCCGGCGTTCAAGGCCCCCAAGCGCGTCTTCTTCGTCGACGGACTCCCGCGCAACGCCAGCGGGAAGGTCCTCAAGAGGGAACTGCGCGAGCGGTTCGGCTCGTGA